The following are encoded together in the Pseudomonas sp. IB20 genome:
- the sugE gene encoding quaternary ammonium compound efflux SMR transporter SugE, producing the protein MSWIILFFAGLFEVGWAVGLKYTDGFSKPLPTALTIAAMVISLGLLGLAMKELPLGTAYAIWTGVGAVGTVIAGIILFGESMALFRLASVALIICGLIGLKISA; encoded by the coding sequence ATGTCCTGGATCATCCTGTTTTTTGCCGGGCTGTTTGAAGTGGGCTGGGCGGTCGGTTTGAAGTACACCGACGGCTTCAGCAAACCGCTGCCCACCGCCCTGACGATTGCCGCCATGGTCATCAGCCTCGGCCTACTGGGCCTTGCCATGAAAGAACTGCCGCTGGGCACGGCCTATGCGATCTGGACGGGCGTGGGCGCAGTGGGCACGGTGATCGCCGGGATTATCCTGTTTGGCGAATCCATGGCGCTGTTCCGGTTGGCCAGTGTGGCGTTGATAATTTGCGGGCTTATTGGGCTCAAGATCAGCGCCTAA